One Thermosphaera aggregans DNA segment encodes these proteins:
- a CDS encoding CehA/McbA family metallohydrolase: protein MSSTRIFLLLLLVTPIILGFAGSLQTLQGTHSGVIVIKGPTPIMEGEAKGPEDITVMNEYIAVAFGISTTPPWGIPPGHIVDLAPVAPGSSDVLAQFSLPLNDWGNWATITSFQIVENSSTRAVITALGQWKGLAVNYTYILEAGKPYLRTVITVTNNDTVSYSNHIMGPAVSLKRGWAYAPGFGTGRITTSPKAGYGITEDWVAAYHEDYALGLYSPGYTHIALHSSFADTFYQVTLNPGESRVFEAYLIAYPEGDLCKIAETVQTIREGGLASIHGEARTSKGEALAKGVVMVESNGRPYCWGLVKNGSYTLSLPAPGSYSVFALAKAHAPSTRQNLTVAPGEDLELNFTDVVPPGRVVLTVFRNDTGASTDARIIVSGGYVPPVMYLAVTTVYTDVYDVGKAVIDLAPGTYNLTIDKGAGFISTAKTINVSVASEQIVNVNVTVEILIKPFDEGWYMVDLHHHSDWMDGRTPPDLLVAAQLASGLDIVFVSDHDYVGNCPVIQAITQARSVPFVCGVEISPDWAHFNVYPVVDPSKLVYRGTMREIITAARAAGAIMVRANHPWIGGLFIAQEMNNIPGGYYEDWDAAELGPWGTNSQRTLTKMFTLWDLNIRKYLTAGSDVHDVIMQTYTGKPRLVAYLPNGPNPVSLALAEKYGRTFISYGPFLFSDPLPGTTVGVASLSQNVTLRVKLFSVLGLSKVEVYGKGGRIIQTIPLGSATSKTLEITVPASLATNGTENGYIVLIAYDMQNNRAINNPIWIDLNTQQVTTTVTERVTERVTETTTTTQTVTSPVTTSVTVTTTRTETVTHSTMLTTTQILESVTTTTYTSTYTSEKIISQTDYIVTGVVATLFLAIGLGLSRILFKK from the coding sequence ATGTCTTCAACCAGGATCTTCCTGTTATTACTGTTGGTAACACCTATTATCCTAGGATTCGCTGGATCACTCCAAACCCTTCAAGGAACTCACAGCGGAGTCATCGTAATCAAAGGTCCCACTCCCATAATGGAGGGAGAGGCGAAGGGTCCTGAAGACATCACCGTAATGAACGAGTATATCGCTGTAGCATTCGGTATTTCAACAACCCCGCCATGGGGGATTCCGCCCGGTCACATTGTAGACCTTGCCCCGGTCGCCCCCGGTTCTTCAGATGTCTTAGCACAGTTCAGCCTTCCCTTGAACGACTGGGGGAACTGGGCAACTATAACTAGCTTCCAGATAGTGGAGAATTCTTCCACAAGGGCTGTTATTACTGCCCTGGGGCAGTGGAAGGGTTTAGCCGTAAACTACACGTACATTCTCGAAGCGGGCAAGCCGTATCTGAGAACAGTCATAACTGTGACGAACAATGACACGGTATCATACTCTAACCATATAATGGGTCCAGCCGTCTCGCTGAAGAGGGGGTGGGCTTACGCACCTGGTTTTGGAACAGGCAGGATCACAACATCTCCTAAAGCAGGCTACGGGATAACTGAGGACTGGGTTGCAGCATACCATGAGGATTACGCTCTGGGCCTATACTCGCCAGGCTACACCCATATAGCTCTCCACAGCAGTTTCGCAGACACCTTCTACCAGGTGACACTGAACCCGGGCGAGTCACGAGTGTTCGAAGCATACTTGATAGCGTATCCTGAAGGGGACTTATGTAAGATAGCGGAAACGGTTCAAACCATTAGGGAGGGAGGGCTAGCATCAATCCATGGGGAGGCCAGGACAAGTAAGGGTGAAGCGTTGGCTAAAGGAGTGGTAATGGTCGAATCCAACGGCAGACCATATTGCTGGGGGCTTGTGAAAAACGGTTCATACACTTTAAGCCTTCCAGCTCCAGGATCCTACAGTGTTTTCGCGCTTGCTAAGGCACACGCTCCCAGCACGAGGCAGAATCTCACAGTTGCGCCAGGCGAGGATCTCGAATTAAACTTCACCGACGTGGTTCCCCCTGGCAGGGTAGTGTTAACAGTGTTTAGGAATGACACCGGGGCCTCGACTGATGCGAGAATAATTGTCAGCGGGGGATACGTGCCCCCTGTCATGTACTTAGCCGTCACGACTGTGTACACTGATGTTTACGATGTTGGAAAGGCAGTGATCGATTTAGCCCCAGGCACCTATAACTTAACGATCGATAAGGGCGCGGGATTCATAAGCACTGCTAAAACCATCAACGTATCGGTGGCTAGTGAGCAAATTGTTAATGTTAATGTAACTGTCGAGATCCTCATCAAACCCTTTGATGAAGGATGGTACATGGTAGACCTCCACCACCACTCCGACTGGATGGATGGCAGGACGCCTCCTGACCTGCTCGTGGCAGCCCAGCTTGCATCAGGACTGGATATTGTTTTCGTCAGCGACCACGACTACGTTGGAAACTGCCCCGTGATCCAGGCAATAACGCAGGCTCGTAGCGTGCCGTTCGTGTGCGGAGTGGAAATCTCCCCTGACTGGGCCCACTTCAACGTCTATCCCGTGGTTGATCCTTCAAAGCTTGTTTACAGGGGAACCATGAGGGAGATCATAACAGCTGCCAGGGCGGCTGGAGCGATAATGGTCAGGGCTAATCACCCATGGATTGGCGGGTTGTTCATAGCTCAGGAGATGAACAATATTCCTGGAGGGTATTATGAGGACTGGGATGCTGCGGAGCTGGGTCCATGGGGCACTAATAGCCAGAGGACATTGACGAAAATGTTCACGCTATGGGATTTGAATATAAGGAAATATTTGACAGCGGGTAGCGATGTCCACGACGTTATCATGCAGACATACACCGGGAAACCCAGGCTTGTCGCCTACCTACCCAACGGCCCCAACCCTGTCTCGCTAGCCCTGGCTGAAAAGTATGGGAGGACATTCATATCTTACGGCCCCTTCCTGTTCTCCGACCCGTTACCGGGCACCACTGTCGGCGTAGCATCCCTCTCCCAGAACGTAACGCTAAGGGTTAAACTCTTCTCAGTACTTGGCTTAAGCAAGGTTGAAGTATATGGTAAAGGAGGCAGGATTATCCAAACCATCCCTCTAGGGTCAGCGACGTCCAAGACTCTGGAAATAACTGTTCCAGCATCCCTGGCGACTAACGGGACTGAGAACGGGTATATCGTTTTAATCGCCTACGACATGCAGAATAACAGGGCGATTAACAACCCTATTTGGATAGATCTAAACACGCAACAGGTGACGACAACCGTTACCGAGAGAGTTACTGAAAGGGTTACTGAGACGACGACTACTACTCAAACAGTTACGTCTCCCGTAACGACCTCGGTAACGGTGACCACGACTAGGACGGAAACCGTTACGCATTCAACCATGTTAACAACCACGCAGATCTTGGAATCAGTAACGACGACAACTTACACTTCCACATACACTAGTGAAAAAATTATCTCGCAGACAGACTACATTGTCACGGGAGTAGTCGCAACCTTATTCCTAGCCATAGGATTAGGATTGAGCAGGATATTATTCAAGAAGTAG
- a CDS encoding UPF0147 family protein, whose amino-acid sequence MAKVPDNEVKLRNAIYLLVSIVNDTAVPRNIRRAATEALNQLRDEKLTPGVKAANAISLLDQVSQDPNMPLNTRTKIWQIIAILETIHD is encoded by the coding sequence ATGGCGAAGGTGCCTGACAACGAGGTTAAGTTAAGGAATGCTATCTACCTTTTAGTTAGCATAGTTAACGACACAGCTGTTCCCAGGAATATTAGAAGAGCGGCCACGGAGGCTTTAAACCAGTTGCGCGATGAAAAACTGACCCCGGGCGTTAAGGCTGCAAACGCGATCAGCCTTCTAGACCAGGTTAGCCAGGATCCTAACATGCCTTTGAACACTAGGACTAAGATCTGGCAGATCATAGCAATACTTGAGACAATCCATGACTGA
- a CDS encoding DUF402 domain-containing protein, with the protein MTKVRVRGIYATALSHLFLKHGYRIVQPSEVIANRLNIGFDNSPPDATVKDAEDDSVLIIGKPSEARSIFDLLSGSLKFVFRKASRIEVNSIYLGRVEKTVPGACVVDVGDFKGVLRDCKGLSVNDKVIVGVSKPSWSEGELVELTREFKMLGDFVSLIHGNPRIVFSEYIRDRVLKNKLSAIALSKLIGSGLGVKFRSSARFADPRDVEAEIDALLEEYKRLMEVAKSVGNPCRLRTGEFIGLISLTSIAKKILDHERRAVTPTMPGHHELKNLGFGDELDLVENLAGKGCSLSLVGGSLREWIIRKISETKRFRILHYSPVKGVRELTPGFLEHYKLVQGRACLVLERVFTSEGVYDGLGIEKLPGDRDLLIIKEGSYVISHNYFRNGNWLGSYININTPPELAPGIVKYHDLVVDVVVKPGENPVVIDLEQLSFLKTREVVSEHLYVLAERVADMVIKNPEAYVCENYREPEKCLATDSSNT; encoded by the coding sequence TTGACCAAGGTACGTGTCAGAGGGATATACGCAACCGCCCTCTCACACCTATTTTTGAAACACGGGTACAGGATTGTCCAGCCAAGCGAGGTAATAGCCAATAGGCTTAACATAGGCTTCGACAACTCTCCTCCCGATGCAACGGTGAAGGACGCTGAGGATGATTCAGTCCTTATCATAGGCAAACCCTCTGAGGCTAGGTCCATTTTCGACTTACTCTCAGGAAGTTTAAAGTTCGTCTTTAGGAAAGCCTCGAGGATTGAGGTAAACTCGATCTATCTTGGAAGAGTTGAAAAAACAGTGCCCGGGGCTTGCGTTGTAGATGTGGGTGATTTCAAGGGAGTGTTGAGGGATTGTAAAGGCTTGTCCGTGAACGATAAGGTCATTGTAGGGGTTTCCAAGCCCTCGTGGAGTGAGGGTGAGCTTGTTGAGCTTACCCGAGAGTTCAAAATGCTCGGAGATTTTGTCTCTCTCATCCACGGAAACCCTAGAATAGTTTTCTCCGAATACATCAGGGATAGGGTGTTGAAGAACAAGCTTTCCGCCATAGCTTTATCCAAGCTCATAGGCTCCGGGCTCGGGGTGAAGTTCAGGAGCAGCGCGAGGTTCGCGGACCCGAGGGATGTTGAGGCTGAAATAGACGCGTTGTTGGAGGAGTATAAGAGGTTGATGGAGGTGGCGAAGAGTGTTGGAAACCCGTGCAGGCTGAGAACCGGGGAGTTCATAGGATTAATCTCGCTAACAAGTATTGCGAAGAAAATCCTAGACCATGAGAGACGGGCAGTGACTCCAACCATGCCAGGGCATCATGAATTGAAAAACCTAGGATTTGGTGACGAGCTAGACCTGGTTGAAAACCTTGCTGGAAAAGGCTGTAGTTTAAGCCTTGTAGGGGGTAGTTTGAGAGAGTGGATTATCAGGAAAATATCTGAGACAAAGAGGTTTAGAATCCTACACTACTCGCCTGTTAAAGGAGTCAGGGAGCTCACCCCAGGGTTTCTCGAGCATTACAAACTTGTTCAAGGAAGGGCTTGCCTTGTTTTAGAAAGGGTTTTCACTAGTGAGGGGGTTTACGACGGGTTAGGCATTGAAAAACTCCCCGGTGACAGAGACTTGTTAATTATCAAGGAAGGCTCCTACGTGATAAGCCATAACTATTTCAGGAATGGGAACTGGCTGGGCAGCTACATAAACATTAACACGCCGCCGGAACTCGCGCCAGGAATAGTGAAATACCATGATCTCGTGGTCGACGTCGTGGTGAAGCCTGGTGAAAACCCTGTGGTGATAGATTTGGAGCAGCTTTCATTTTTAAAAACGAGGGAGGTTGTGAGCGAACACCTTTATGTTTTGGCTGAAAGAGTTGCCGACATGGTTATTAAGAATCCTGAAGCCTATGTCTGTGAAAATTATAGAGAGCCTGAAAAATGCCTAGCAACGGACTCTTCTAACACCTGA